A DNA window from Methanobacterium sp. contains the following coding sequences:
- a CDS encoding PadR family transcriptional regulator, with the protein MSLSHAILGLLTYRPLTGYGLKKIFDKSISHVWAASLSQIYRELSALEKKGYVQSTIKKQEDRPDKKIYNITEEGKNAFQEWLKDFSGTFSSPKRDEFMLKIFFGSKLEKEQLITEFNQFILQKKEYLKSLKEIEKNFGRYRHEFTVDIPEKEEIFWNFTIKRGIMNLETAIKWAEECIGELKS; encoded by the coding sequence ATGTCATTATCACATGCAATTTTAGGTCTTTTAACTTACAGGCCTTTAACTGGTTACGGTTTAAAGAAAATATTTGATAAATCAATATCTCATGTATGGGCAGCCAGTTTGAGTCAAATTTACAGGGAATTATCGGCTTTAGAAAAAAAAGGATATGTACAATCAACTATTAAAAAGCAGGAAGATCGTCCTGATAAGAAAATATATAATATAACTGAAGAGGGTAAAAATGCATTTCAAGAGTGGCTAAAGGATTTCTCAGGAACTTTTTCGTCCCCAAAAAGGGATGAATTCATGCTTAAAATTTTCTTCGGGTCAAAATTAGAAAAAGAACAGTTAATAACAGAATTTAATCAATTTATTTTGCAAAAGAAAGAGTATCTAAAATCATTGAAAGAGATAGAAAAGAATTTTGGTAGATACCGCCATGAGTTTACAGTAGATATCCCTGAAAAAGAAGAGATCTTCTGGAATTTTACCATTAAAAGAGGCATAATGAATTTAGAAACTGCTATAAAATGGGCTGAAGAATGTATTGGAGAATTAAAAAGTTAA
- a CDS encoding EFR1 family ferrodoxin (N-terminal region resembles flavodoxins. C-terminal ferrodoxin region binds two 4Fe-4S clusters.): MKTKIFYFTGTGNSLSVARDISKELGDAELVSIPAVVDGHIETDDSVIGIVFPVYMWGMPNMVADFVQKLKISSDQYVFAVTTCAGQPGETLVQLQKMLQKKGTELHAGFAVRETANTIQEDNIFIKIAMLIERNSKITKSGKERLSEMVEVITNKDEHEPETSSILLNKFGNFVYGMGMSRINTMGKFWADEKCSMCLNCQRICPSNNIETVNGKPHWNQNCEFCQACVQWCPKGAIHIKNEDPKRRYHNPEVKIKDIMIR; the protein is encoded by the coding sequence ATGAAAACTAAAATATTTTATTTCACTGGAACTGGCAACTCATTATCCGTGGCAAGAGATATTAGTAAGGAACTTGGGGATGCAGAACTTGTTTCAATTCCTGCAGTTGTAGATGGACATATTGAAACTGATGATTCTGTTATTGGAATTGTTTTCCCAGTTTATATGTGGGGAATGCCTAATATGGTCGCTGATTTTGTTCAGAAACTTAAAATAAGCAGTGATCAATATGTTTTTGCTGTAACCACATGTGCAGGTCAGCCGGGTGAAACACTGGTTCAGCTGCAAAAGATGCTTCAAAAGAAAGGTACAGAGTTACATGCAGGTTTTGCAGTTAGGGAAACTGCTAATACGATTCAGGAAGATAACATTTTTATTAAAATTGCCATGTTAATTGAAAGGAACAGCAAGATAACTAAGTCTGGAAAGGAGAGGCTTTCAGAGATGGTAGAAGTTATAACTAATAAAGATGAACACGAACCTGAAACAAGTTCAATACTGCTTAATAAATTTGGTAACTTCGTTTATGGAATGGGAATGAGCAGGATAAACACCATGGGTAAATTTTGGGCTGATGAAAAATGCAGCATGTGCTTAAACTGCCAGCGAATTTGCCCAAGCAATAATATTGAAACAGTAAATGGCAAACCACACTGGAATCAAAACTGTGAGTTCTGTCAGGCATGTGTTCAGTGGTGCCCTAAAGGAGCAATTCATATTAAAAATGAAGATCCTAAAAGGCGCTATCATAACCCCGAAGTAAAGATAAAAGATATAATGATAAGATAA